A single genomic interval of Nostoc commune NIES-4072 harbors:
- a CDS encoding beta strand repeat-containing protein, protein MLKHQFIQKKSSYQRQKDQKGKSYPCVIILLYLFLSGTLLQVLPALAASPTPDTVIDNQVTGSFNDSTDNTEKQVESNIVKVTVAEVAGITITAANTPSGTTGSAVNFDFTVTNVGNDPTQFFIPDVPSVISGGTAGTLQIVAYDPDGSGPTAAVDLTANNITVPNGGENTGILLGALFTAVGIASANNGSIPAGGSIVVRVPVTVTASGGQTVSVTLGNTSGQPSNSNTPYILGANGTGSRDLYTVDNADNISGESAGVPINGDATNHRQEASAIQTITVANSVSISGTLYRDDNRNSTNNGEPGIGNVRVILYQDTDNNGELATSEIIQQVTTLADGSYQFTNIAAGTYKIKVDIADIDVPVGYTLGTPDNLPVTVNTTNITGEDFGFYPASTCEWDAQLYTGHFPIPGAQASETVANGLYGTTGLPTLRGTAKFGAASSAFTFNDQSISATAHPLQTIISGAFPTEGYVPINGDYTSPGNGSDQPNWAIVFKRQALAKGRVTLGQAGAYIDDSMEVYINGLRVGNPVLTSTSSLPASSVSTVSVNAGDIIEIRLSNYANIGGFKVTTDFVSDFGDAPSSYGEASHAIGCGNPSLGPTVTGEYSQPYSANADGDSGDDGVTLPSGLTVGKSVSITVNASTAGFLNAWIDFNKNGVFDSGEQLNLTNVTNGTAATVNNVPLNAGNNTLTFTVPSNATLGSSFARFRFTTSTVATPSPTGSGGVGEVEDYPVTLTGQPKLILVKRITRINNQDLTDIVDGRSDVSTNATNYVASPNDVDDDSSNPWPSGYLRGLINGGTVKPGDELEYTIYFLSNGLGDVTSVQICDLVPTNTTFLPTAFNGMTPSDGGLPGADQGIALGLGSSTPTAYLTNAQDGDRGHFYTPNESGIPSSCGGNTNGAVVVNITRSPDLSNLPPANGSGTPANSYGFVRFRARVK, encoded by the coding sequence ATGTTAAAACATCAATTCATCCAGAAAAAGTCTAGTTATCAACGCCAAAAAGACCAAAAGGGTAAATCATACCCCTGCGTAATTATACTGTTATATTTATTTTTAAGCGGTACTTTACTACAAGTCTTACCAGCATTGGCTGCTAGTCCGACACCTGATACTGTAATTGATAACCAAGTAACTGGTAGTTTTAATGATTCTACAGATAATACTGAAAAACAAGTTGAATCAAATATAGTTAAAGTAACTGTGGCAGAAGTTGCAGGGATTACAATTACAGCAGCAAATACACCCAGTGGAACAACTGGCAGTGCTGTCAACTTTGACTTTACAGTGACTAACGTCGGTAATGATCCGACACAGTTCTTTATTCCCGATGTACCTTCGGTGATTAGCGGGGGTACGGCTGGCACACTGCAAATTGTTGCCTATGACCCAGATGGTAGTGGGCCAACGGCAGCAGTTGACCTTACTGCTAACAATATTACTGTTCCTAATGGTGGTGAAAATACGGGGATATTGTTAGGTGCGTTGTTTACCGCCGTAGGCATCGCTTCTGCTAACAACGGTTCGATTCCCGCAGGCGGTTCAATTGTTGTACGGGTTCCAGTAACAGTCACGGCAAGTGGTGGACAAACTGTAAGTGTGACATTAGGCAATACTAGTGGACAACCCAGCAATAGTAATACTCCATATATTCTAGGTGCAAATGGAACTGGAAGCAGGGATTTATACACTGTTGATAACGCCGATAACATTTCCGGTGAATCGGCAGGCGTACCGATTAATGGGGATGCAACAAATCACCGCCAAGAAGCCAGTGCAATCCAGACAATAACGGTTGCTAACAGTGTCAGTATTTCCGGGACGCTTTACCGGGATGATAATCGCAACAGTACGAACAATGGTGAGCCTGGGATTGGAAATGTGCGTGTGATTCTCTACCAAGATACTGACAACAATGGTGAACTTGCTACGAGTGAAATCATCCAGCAAGTAACAACTCTCGCTGACGGTAGTTATCAATTTACCAACATCGCTGCTGGAACTTACAAAATCAAAGTAGATATTGCTGATATAGATGTGCCTGTAGGGTACACGCTGGGTACTCCTGATAATTTGCCAGTTACGGTTAATACTACCAATATCACCGGAGAAGATTTTGGTTTCTATCCGGCTTCTACCTGTGAATGGGATGCTCAACTCTACACAGGTCATTTTCCAATTCCAGGCGCACAGGCTAGCGAGACTGTAGCGAATGGTCTTTATGGTACAACTGGATTACCAACGCTCCGTGGCACTGCAAAATTTGGAGCGGCAAGTTCCGCATTTACTTTTAATGATCAATCTATAAGTGCAACTGCCCATCCGTTACAAACAATTATTAGCGGTGCGTTTCCAACTGAGGGTTATGTTCCGATTAACGGAGACTACACTTCACCAGGAAATGGTAGCGATCAACCCAACTGGGCGATCGTGTTTAAGCGGCAGGCACTTGCCAAAGGCAGAGTTACCTTGGGGCAAGCAGGAGCTTACATTGATGATTCAATGGAAGTTTATATTAATGGACTGCGGGTCGGGAATCCTGTTCTAACTTCTACTAGCAGCCTACCAGCAAGCAGCGTATCAACAGTTTCCGTCAATGCTGGCGATATTATTGAGATTCGCCTATCGAACTACGCCAATATTGGTGGCTTTAAGGTAACTACTGATTTTGTCTCTGACTTCGGCGATGCACCAAGCAGTTATGGCGAAGCTTCACACGCAATTGGTTGTGGTAATCCCTCCCTTGGCCCAACTGTAACTGGAGAATATAGTCAGCCTTACAGTGCCAATGCGGATGGTGATAGTGGCGATGATGGTGTGACTTTACCTTCAGGACTAACTGTAGGAAAGTCTGTATCAATTACCGTTAACGCTTCGACAGCAGGATTTCTCAATGCTTGGATCGATTTTAATAAAAATGGGGTCTTTGATAGTGGCGAACAACTCAATTTGACCAATGTCACTAATGGAACGGCTGCAACGGTTAATAATGTTCCACTCAATGCTGGAAACAATACTTTAACCTTTACTGTACCCAGCAATGCAACCCTTGGTAGTAGCTTTGCTCGTTTCCGGTTTACGACTAGTACAGTTGCAACACCCAGCCCAACAGGTTCAGGGGGAGTTGGAGAGGTGGAAGATTACCCAGTGACGTTAACAGGCCAACCTAAGCTAATTTTAGTTAAACGGATTACCCGCATTAATAACCAGGACTTAACCGATATTGTGGATGGTCGCAGCGACGTTTCTACTAACGCTACCAATTACGTAGCATCTCCTAATGACGTTGATGATGATAGCAGTAACCCATGGCCTAGTGGTTACTTGCGCGGATTGATCAACGGTGGGACAGTCAAGCCAGGAGATGAGTTAGAGTACACTATATATTTCCTCTCCAATGGTCTGGGTGATGTAACTAGTGTGCAAATCTGTGACTTAGTACCTACCAATACTACTTTTCTTCCTACTGCTTTTAATGGTATGACTCCTAGTGATGGCGGCTTACCAGGAGCAGATCAAGGTATTGCTCTTGGGCTTGGTTCTAGCACTCCTACGGCTTATCTTACCAATGCACAAGATGGCGATCGCGGACATTTTTATACACCTAACGAATCAGGCATTCCATCATCCTGTGGTGGTAACACTAATGGGGCTGTGGTGGTGAATATCACGCGGAGTCCAGATTTGTCAAATCTACCTCCAGCAAATGGATCTGGAACTCCAGCTAATTCTTATGGCTTTGTTCGCTTCCGCGCCAGGGTGAAATAG
- the miaB gene encoding tRNA (N6-isopentenyl adenosine(37)-C2)-methylthiotransferase MiaB — translation MTTYKRHYHITTFGCQMNKADSERMAGVLEDMGFEWSEDPNDADVILYNTCTIRDNAEQKVYSYLGRQAKRKHEQPDLTLIVAGCVAQQEGEALLRRVPELDLVMGPQHANRLKDLLESVFDGNQVVATESVHIIEDITQPRRDSKVTAWVNVIYGCNERCTYCVVPNVRGIEQSRTPSAIRAEMEELGRQGYKEITLLGQNIDAYGRDLPGATAEGRHLHNFTDLLYYVHDVPGIERLRFATSHPRYFTERLIKACAELPKVCKHFHIPFQSGDNELLKAMARGYTHEKYRRIIDTIRQYMPDASISADAIVGFPGETEAQFENTLKLVEDIGFDMLNTAAYSPRPGTPAALWDNQLSEEVKSDRLQRLNHLGNLKVAERSQRYFGRIEEVLVEDQNPKDQTQVMGRTDGNRLTFFSGDIKQLKGQLVKVKITEVRPFSLTGEPVEVRQALSV, via the coding sequence ATGACCACTTATAAACGCCACTACCACATCACTACCTTCGGTTGTCAGATGAATAAAGCTGACTCAGAGCGCATGGCTGGCGTTTTGGAAGACATGGGCTTTGAATGGTCAGAAGATCCGAATGATGCAGATGTAATTCTTTACAATACCTGCACAATTCGGGATAATGCCGAACAGAAAGTATATTCTTACCTCGGCAGACAAGCAAAGCGCAAACATGAGCAGCCTGATTTAACCCTCATCGTTGCAGGTTGTGTTGCCCAGCAAGAAGGTGAAGCACTATTGCGACGAGTCCCAGAATTAGACTTGGTAATGGGGCCACAACACGCCAACCGCCTCAAAGATTTGTTGGAGTCAGTGTTCGACGGCAATCAAGTTGTCGCCACCGAGTCAGTTCATATTATTGAAGATATCACGCAGCCGCGACGGGATAGTAAAGTAACAGCTTGGGTAAATGTAATTTACGGCTGTAACGAACGCTGCACCTACTGTGTAGTTCCCAATGTGCGCGGTATCGAACAATCTCGCACACCGTCAGCTATCCGCGCTGAAATGGAAGAATTAGGAAGGCAAGGCTACAAAGAAATTACTCTACTCGGTCAAAATATTGACGCTTACGGCAGAGATTTACCAGGAGCAACAGCAGAAGGTCGGCATCTGCACAACTTCACAGATTTACTTTATTACGTCCATGATGTACCAGGAATTGAAAGGTTAAGATTTGCTACTAGCCACCCTCGTTATTTTACAGAGAGATTAATTAAGGCTTGTGCTGAATTGCCAAAGGTGTGCAAACACTTCCACATTCCCTTTCAATCTGGGGATAATGAACTTTTAAAAGCGATGGCGCGGGGTTATACCCATGAAAAATATCGCCGGATTATCGATACCATTCGGCAGTATATGCCAGATGCTTCCATTAGTGCCGATGCGATCGTCGGTTTTCCTGGGGAGACAGAAGCACAATTTGAAAATACCTTGAAACTGGTGGAAGATATTGGCTTTGACATGTTGAACACAGCAGCATATTCGCCGCGTCCAGGGACACCAGCCGCTTTGTGGGACAATCAACTGAGTGAAGAAGTTAAAAGCGATCGCCTCCAACGCCTGAATCATTTAGGAAACTTGAAAGTAGCCGAGCGATCGCAACGTTATTTTGGACGCATTGAAGAAGTTTTAGTAGAAGACCAAAATCCCAAAGATCAAACCCAGGTGATGGGACGCACTGACGGTAATCGTTTGACATTCTTCAGTGGCGACATCAAACAATTGAAAGGGCAGTTAGTCAAGGTAAAAATTACTGAAGTCCGCCCCTTTAGCTTGACAGGTGAACCAGTTGAAGTGAGACAAGCCTTATCTGTCTGA
- a CDS encoding Uma2 family endonuclease, with product MQLQEKRDYSPTEYLELEIISDYRHEYIDGQIIPMTGGTPNHNQIAGNFYAALNFALKRQPYRVFITDQRLWIPKKRIHTYPDVMVVAGSLEFSEGRKDTITNPLVICEVLSKSTRSYDIDEKFAAYRTIPGFQEYVLIDQYKNHVEQYSKTDEKKWIFSEYEEESSILTLSSIQFQIPLSDIYDKVDFEAKE from the coding sequence ATGCAACTACAAGAAAAACGCGACTATTCTCCCACAGAATACCTAGAACTAGAAATCATTTCCGACTATCGTCATGAATATATAGATGGTCAAATTATACCCATGACAGGCGGAACACCAAATCACAACCAAATAGCTGGTAATTTTTATGCAGCCCTCAATTTTGCTTTGAAGCGGCAACCTTATCGAGTATTCATCACTGATCAACGTCTATGGATTCCCAAAAAGCGAATTCATACATATCCTGATGTCATGGTTGTTGCAGGTTCATTAGAATTTTCTGAAGGACGTAAAGATACAATTACTAATCCCTTAGTGATTTGTGAAGTGCTATCCAAATCTACCAGAAGCTATGACATAGATGAAAAATTTGCAGCTTATCGCACTATCCCTGGTTTTCAAGAATATGTTCTGATTGATCAGTACAAAAATCATGTAGAACAGTATTCTAAAACTGACGAAAAAAAATGGATTTTCTCAGAATATGAAGAAGAGAGTAGTATTTTAACACTATCCTCTATTCAATTTCAAATTCCTCTATCAGATATTTATGATAAAGTTGACTTTGAGGCTAAAGAATAA
- a CDS encoding carotenoid oxygenase family protein produces MHTVERKSTKKAWAGAIASAKEFSPTQLPIISGKIPDGLRGTLYRNGPARLERGGICMGHWFDGDGAILAVNFTDAGATGVYRYVQTSGYQEEAAAGKLLYGNYGMTAPGPIWNQWQKPIKNAANTSVLALPDKLLALWEGGKPHALDLQTLETWGEDDLGGLSKGLNYSAHYKRDKQTGEIFNFGISPRQNATLNIYKSDSTGRIIQQAAYQLDGVPLVHDFVLAGQYLVFFIPPVRLNVLPLLIGINNYSDSLEWQPRLGTQILVIDRETLSVVSRGETEPWFQWHFANGYLDANGSVIVDIARYEDFQTNQYLKEVATGETHTPAKSTLTRVHLHPQTGKVTSIQQLFNGHCEFPNVPQQNVGQASRYTYMSTFRSGTDISQEVVNAIARFDNKTETLTEADLGENRYPSEPIPAQDTQNPAQGWVLTVVYDANSHNSEVWVFDSDRLDAEPVCKLGLPSVIPHSFHGTWNPA; encoded by the coding sequence ATGCATACTGTTGAGAGAAAGTCAACTAAAAAAGCTTGGGCAGGTGCGATTGCATCTGCAAAAGAATTCTCCCCTACCCAACTGCCAATTATCTCTGGCAAAATTCCAGATGGCTTGCGTGGCACACTTTACCGCAATGGCCCCGCACGGCTAGAACGCGGTGGCATTTGCATGGGACACTGGTTTGATGGAGATGGAGCAATTCTGGCTGTAAATTTTACCGATGCAGGTGCAACCGGGGTTTATCGGTACGTGCAAACCTCTGGCTATCAAGAAGAAGCCGCAGCAGGTAAATTACTCTACGGCAATTATGGCATGACTGCACCAGGGCCAATTTGGAATCAATGGCAAAAGCCCATAAAAAATGCTGCTAACACCTCAGTGCTAGCACTTCCAGATAAACTTTTGGCACTATGGGAAGGCGGTAAACCCCACGCCCTGGATTTACAAACTTTAGAAACTTGGGGCGAAGATGATTTAGGCGGATTAAGCAAAGGATTAAACTATTCCGCACATTATAAGCGTGACAAGCAAACAGGGGAGATTTTTAACTTTGGCATCAGCCCTAGACAAAATGCGACACTTAATATTTACAAAAGCGATTCGACTGGCCGGATTATCCAACAAGCCGCATATCAGCTAGATGGTGTACCATTAGTGCATGATTTTGTTTTAGCAGGGCAGTATCTTGTATTTTTCATTCCGCCAGTGCGGTTGAATGTCTTACCCCTGCTAATAGGAATAAACAACTATAGTGATTCCCTAGAGTGGCAACCTAGATTAGGAACTCAGATTTTAGTTATTGATCGAGAAACCTTATCTGTAGTGAGTCGTGGAGAAACCGAACCTTGGTTTCAATGGCATTTTGCTAACGGTTATTTAGATGCTAACGGCTCAGTAATTGTGGATATCGCCCGTTATGAAGATTTTCAAACTAACCAATATCTCAAGGAAGTAGCTACAGGTGAGACTCACACCCCAGCAAAAAGTACACTAACGCGAGTTCATCTGCATCCCCAAACTGGTAAAGTTACGTCAATTCAGCAACTATTCAACGGACACTGCGAATTTCCGAATGTACCACAGCAAAACGTAGGACAAGCTTCACGCTACACATATATGTCAACATTCCGTTCAGGAACAGATATTAGCCAAGAAGTAGTAAATGCGATCGCCCGCTTCGATAACAAAACCGAAACCCTCACCGAAGCAGACTTAGGAGAAAACCGTTATCCTTCAGAACCCATCCCCGCCCAAGACACCCAAAACCCTGCACAAGGTTGGGTACTAACCGTTGTCTACGATGCTAATTCTCATAATAGCGAAGTTTGGGTATTTGATAGCGATCGCTTGGATGCCGAACCCGTTTGCAAACTAGGATTACCCAGCGTCATCCCCCACAGCTTCCACGGCACCTGGAACCCAGCCTAA
- a CDS encoding IS982 family transposase, which translates to MLNEIISIYAIIDDLLKAIGHNEDCRREMNDAEIITTAITSAMFFNGNHSKACTYMKEHKLISNMLEKSRFNRRLHSVSMLINDLFHQVGMALKEISDSTEYLLDSFPVPICDNIRIFNVKIIQSAQYRGYIASKKRYFYGVRVQLLTTKNGIPVEFVFMPGSANDVRALNALPLNLPPGSEIYGDSAYTDYTIEDDLEQTSHISLKVMRKKNSKRQDQPWNQYIKQHTRHYIETVFSSITCVFPKSIHAVTYQGFLLKLQAFIFSFTLQQAFIE; encoded by the coding sequence ATGCTAAACGAAATAATTTCCATATATGCTATCATAGACGACCTGTTAAAGGCGATTGGGCATAATGAAGATTGTCGTCGAGAGATGAATGACGCAGAAATTATTACAACGGCAATAACATCGGCGATGTTCTTTAATGGTAATCATAGTAAGGCTTGTACCTATATGAAAGAACATAAGTTGATATCTAATATGTTAGAAAAGTCACGATTTAACCGGAGATTACACAGTGTCTCAATGTTAATCAACGACTTGTTTCATCAAGTGGGAATGGCACTGAAGGAAATTAGTGATTCCACTGAATATCTTTTAGACTCGTTCCCAGTGCCCATCTGCGATAACATCCGTATCTTTAATGTAAAAATAATACAGTCGGCGCAGTATAGAGGTTACATCGCATCGAAAAAACGATATTTTTACGGGGTTCGAGTTCAGTTATTAACAACCAAAAATGGTATTCCTGTCGAATTTGTGTTTATGCCTGGTAGTGCCAACGATGTACGTGCTTTAAATGCCTTACCCTTGAATCTACCACCTGGTAGTGAAATTTATGGTGATTCAGCTTACACCGACTACACGATTGAGGATGACTTGGAACAAACAAGTCACATTTCTTTAAAAGTCATGAGGAAAAAGAACTCCAAGCGTCAAGACCAGCCTTGGAATCAATATATTAAACAACATACTCGGCATTATATCGAAACTGTGTTTAGTAGTATCACTTGTGTTTTTCCAAAATCAATACATGCAGTCACTTATCAAGGGTTTTTACTTAAGCTACAAGCATTCATTTTTTCTTTTACTCTTCAACAAGCTTTTATTGAATAA
- a CDS encoding globin domain-containing protein, with product MISQQTIDIVKSTAPVLKKNGQQITTRMYEIMFQNHPEIREQFDMSAQANGSQPARLATAVYGYAAQIDNLPALKSMVEKIAHRHVQTHVTPEQYPIVGESLLQAMKDVLGEAATEEVMAAWTEAYQALSQVFINREHEIYSDSQLCEVC from the coding sequence ATGATTAGCCAACAAACAATAGATATCGTCAAATCTACAGCACCTGTCTTGAAAAAGAACGGTCAGCAAATTACAACTCGGATGTATGAAATTATGTTTCAAAACCATCCAGAAATTAGAGAGCAATTTGATATGTCTGCTCAAGCAAATGGTTCTCAGCCTGCGAGGTTGGCTACAGCAGTTTATGGCTATGCTGCCCAAATTGATAATTTGCCTGCTTTAAAATCGATGGTTGAAAAAATTGCTCATCGTCATGTGCAGACTCATGTTACACCAGAGCAATATCCTATTGTTGGAGAAAGTTTACTGCAAGCGATGAAAGATGTTTTAGGGGAAGCAGCTACAGAAGAAGTAATGGCAGCTTGGACTGAAGCTTATCAGGCATTGTCTCAGGTGTTTATCAACAGAGAACATGAGATATACAGCGATTCTCAATTGTGTGAAGTATGCTAA
- a CDS encoding thioesterase II family protein, whose translation MTTTPSFNSWVICPQPNPKANLRLFCFPYAGGNSAIFRTWPNNLPSNVEVCAVEYPGRGRQIKLAPLTRLESLVEAIAPVLLPYLDKPFAFFGHSMGGLVSFELTRLLRSHYSLTPFHLFISARRAPQIPPTKPPLHILSDPDLLNELRSLNGTPKAVLESQELMQMFLPILRADFAVLETYIYTQKQPLECPITVIGGLQDQEVNHEALQAWREQTIAAFSLHEFNSDHFFIHSQQELLLKLISQELQMRQRSLY comes from the coding sequence ATGACAACTACACCAAGCTTCAATTCCTGGGTTATCTGTCCCCAACCAAATCCTAAAGCCAACTTGCGTTTATTCTGCTTCCCCTACGCTGGTGGGAACTCGGCGATTTTTCGCACATGGCCTAATAATCTTCCTAGTAATGTCGAAGTCTGTGCTGTGGAATATCCGGGACGGGGAAGACAGATTAAGTTAGCACCCTTAACGCGATTAGAATCTCTTGTTGAAGCGATCGCTCCAGTTTTGTTACCATACTTAGACAAACCATTCGCCTTCTTCGGTCACAGTATGGGCGGATTAGTTAGCTTCGAGTTGACCCGTTTACTTCGCTCTCACTATAGTCTTACTCCCTTTCACCTCTTCATATCTGCTCGTCGCGCCCCGCAAATCCCGCCCACAAAACCACCCCTCCACATCCTATCAGACCCTGATTTGCTCAATGAGCTACGTAGTCTTAATGGTACACCCAAAGCAGTACTAGAAAGCCAGGAACTGATGCAGATGTTCCTCCCCATTTTGCGGGCAGATTTTGCCGTTTTAGAAACTTATATTTACACTCAAAAACAGCCTCTGGAGTGTCCGATTACTGTTATTGGTGGTTTGCAAGACCAAGAAGTTAATCATGAGGCATTGCAAGCATGGCGAGAGCAGACGATCGCAGCTTTCTCATTACATGAGTTCAACAGTGACCACTTTTTTATCCATTCACAACAAGAATTATTATTAAAACTTATATCTCAAGAATTGCAGATGCGTCAGCGCAGCTTGTACTAG
- a CDS encoding ExbD/TolR family protein codes for MRLPDEPELPLQINIVPMIDVIFAILTFFIMSTLFLTRSEGLPVNLPKATTAKQQQVPTKITITVDEKEQVSLNRKPVAIDDLTKQIRTLVGSNPEVLVIINADEKVDYGRVVAVMDRVRQVEGAKLAIATQKQ; via the coding sequence ATGCGTCTACCAGATGAACCAGAACTTCCATTACAGATCAACATCGTGCCGATGATTGACGTGATATTTGCAATTTTGACATTTTTTATCATGTCAACTCTGTTTTTAACGCGTTCAGAAGGTTTACCAGTAAATTTACCCAAGGCTACCACAGCGAAACAACAGCAAGTTCCCACTAAAATTACAATTACGGTAGATGAAAAAGAACAGGTAAGCCTAAACCGTAAACCAGTTGCGATTGATGATTTGACAAAGCAAATACGTACTCTAGTTGGTTCTAACCCAGAAGTGTTAGTAATTATTAATGCTGATGAAAAAGTTGATTATGGTCGGGTAGTAGCGGTGATGGATCGGGTACGTCAAGTTGAAGGGGCAAAGTTAGCGATCGCTACCCAAAAACAATAA
- a CDS encoding MotA/TolQ/ExbB proton channel family protein produces MGIQNLFAAGGVVMWPLLAFSILGGALIIERIRFWVRINQRQSRVVRDVLNLYRLDNVVGAMDKLQKNADLPLARIFLAALELEEPNPEEFRLALESEAQAEIPVLKRFQNIFETIIGLAPLLGLLGTVLGLIASFASLNLGDVGGTKTTGVTSGISEALVSTASGLIVAIFTLLFANTFRGLYQRQIALIQEYGGQLELLYRRRYERGEKTYASTR; encoded by the coding sequence ATGGGAATTCAAAATTTGTTTGCAGCAGGCGGTGTGGTCATGTGGCCCCTGTTGGCGTTTTCGATATTGGGTGGGGCACTGATCATCGAGCGGATCAGATTTTGGGTACGGATAAATCAGCGTCAAAGCCGTGTGGTGCGGGATGTTTTGAATCTCTACCGACTCGATAATGTTGTCGGTGCAATGGATAAACTTCAGAAAAACGCAGATTTACCACTGGCACGTATTTTTCTTGCTGCTTTAGAATTGGAAGAACCAAATCCAGAAGAATTTCGTTTGGCATTAGAAAGCGAAGCTCAAGCTGAGATACCTGTACTCAAACGCTTCCAAAACATTTTCGAGACAATTATCGGGCTAGCCCCACTGTTGGGTCTTCTCGGCACTGTGTTAGGATTAATAGCTTCTTTTGCCTCCCTAAACCTTGGTGATGTGGGAGGTACTAAAACAACTGGTGTTACATCTGGGATTAGTGAAGCTTTGGTATCAACCGCATCAGGATTGATCGTTGCTATCTTTACACTCTTGTTTGCCAATACCTTTCGAGGACTGTACCAACGGCAAATTGCATTAATTCAAGAGTATGGGGGACAGCTAGAATTACTTTACCGCCGTCGTTATGAACGAGGAGAAAAAACCTATGCGTCTACCAGATGA
- a CDS encoding energy transducer TonB: MSFSGITVEQRSKEVEALKSFLTYSLIGSLALHIGVLSSGIGNYLTRVPKEDDDAIELAIVDSPAAEPEKPLEKIPEEPKKLPEVVQKQSIETPPVQKTVQEFIERPKIQPVEQPKQTTQIQPVEQPKQTTQNPQPTNTQIAPKPFVPVTTVAPQGGGGGSGVGLGSGSGIAVGTSSGTGTGGGTGTGTGGGTGTGTGGGTGTGIGRGTGSSIGNEPTNRPPVATAPTAPTPPKITPKINSSGNANGRAACRECSAKYPEAARRRGVEGRVEVAVDTDAQGNVTNVRVARSSGNRDLDEETMRQARNWKLKPAEGGRQGVSIATEFAIKGSRRSRQVQERQARRQAEEKTRQTTAANSTQETPGRRRRELPPSSNGSTVRKPAISGFSRRLEPQREESLPTNSSSGATTTRTQGSSIQREQRATDSSQKPQSTTNRRRRRDNTSQNKLRDSLRRLRQQPQSLQSQPAAPSQE; encoded by the coding sequence ATGAGCTTTTCTGGCATTACTGTCGAGCAACGTTCCAAAGAAGTTGAGGCTCTCAAGTCTTTTCTGACTTACAGTCTGATAGGTTCACTGGCGCTGCATATCGGCGTACTGTCCTCAGGCATAGGTAATTATTTGACGAGAGTGCCTAAAGAAGATGATGATGCGATAGAGTTAGCGATCGTTGATTCTCCGGCTGCGGAACCAGAAAAACCGCTTGAAAAAATTCCAGAAGAACCCAAGAAATTACCAGAAGTTGTTCAAAAACAGTCTATAGAAACTCCGCCAGTACAAAAAACAGTACAAGAATTTATTGAAAGACCGAAAATTCAACCAGTTGAACAACCAAAACAAACTACTCAAATTCAGCCAGTTGAGCAACCAAAACAAACTACTCAAAATCCACAGCCAACAAATACGCAAATTGCTCCCAAGCCATTCGTCCCTGTGACAACTGTTGCTCCTCAAGGTGGCGGTGGCGGCTCTGGTGTTGGTTTAGGCTCAGGTAGTGGTATTGCTGTAGGTACAAGTAGTGGTACTGGCACTGGCGGAGGAACTGGTACTGGCACTGGTGGAGGTACTGGCACTGGCACTGGCGGAGGAACTGGCACTGGAATTGGTCGTGGTACAGGCAGTAGTATAGGCAATGAACCAACAAACCGTCCGCCAGTAGCAACAGCGCCAACAGCACCAACACCTCCAAAAATTACTCCAAAAATTAATAGTTCAGGTAATGCTAACGGTCGTGCAGCCTGCCGCGAATGTAGTGCCAAGTATCCAGAGGCAGCAAGACGGCGAGGAGTTGAAGGCAGAGTAGAAGTAGCCGTCGATACTGATGCACAAGGTAATGTTACCAATGTACGGGTTGCTCGTTCCAGTGGAAACCGTGACTTGGATGAAGAAACCATGAGACAAGCGCGTAACTGGAAATTAAAACCCGCAGAAGGTGGTAGACAAGGGGTATCTATAGCTACTGAATTTGCCATAAAAGGTTCACGCCGATCGCGTCAAGTTCAAGAACGGCAAGCACGAAGACAAGCAGAAGAAAAAACTCGGCAGACAACGGCTGCAAACTCCACACAGGAAACTCCAGGACGTAGGCGCAGAGAGTTGCCACCTTCATCTAATGGATCTACAGTCAGAAAACCAGCAATATCTGGATTTAGTCGGCGACTGGAACCTCAAAGAGAGGAAAGTCTTCCTACAAACTCATCATCTGGAGCTACGACAACTCGTACTCAAGGAAGCAGTATCCAACGTGAGCAAAGGGCTACCGATTCATCACAAAAGCCACAATCAACCACAAATCGGCGGCGGCGGCGAGATAACACTAGCCAGAACAAGTTGCGGGATTCTTTGCGCCGTTTACGCCAACAACCTCAATCGCTTCAATCACAACCTGCTGCTCCCAGTCAAGAGTAG